A single region of the Streptomyces virginiae genome encodes:
- a CDS encoding response regulator, which translates to MPTVLVVDDQLLIRAGLVSLLNAAPGLSVVGEARDGEEAVRLAEATAPDVVLMDLRMPGTDGITATERILRRAGDTCDTPPKILVLTTFDLDAYVYNALRAGACGFLLKETPPERLVAAIHTVASGDMLFAPTVTRRLIEAYHPGPTAPEAIAPDWHTVTGRERDVLRLVATGATNAEVARRLFISEATVKTHLNRAMAKLGLASRAQVVVFAYETALVTPGGPTSLPSSPPDEGPAG; encoded by the coding sequence CGGTCCTGGTGGTCGACGATCAACTGCTCATCCGTGCCGGACTGGTGTCCCTGCTGAACGCGGCCCCGGGGCTGTCCGTGGTCGGCGAGGCCCGCGACGGTGAGGAAGCCGTCCGACTCGCCGAAGCCACCGCACCCGATGTCGTCCTCATGGACCTCCGGATGCCGGGTACCGACGGCATCACCGCGACGGAACGCATCCTCCGCCGGGCCGGCGACACCTGTGACACACCGCCGAAGATCCTCGTGCTGACCACCTTCGACCTCGACGCGTACGTCTACAACGCCCTGCGTGCCGGCGCCTGCGGGTTCCTGCTCAAGGAAACGCCTCCCGAGCGCCTGGTCGCCGCCATCCACACCGTCGCCTCGGGCGACATGCTCTTCGCGCCGACCGTCACCAGACGCCTGATCGAGGCCTACCACCCGGGGCCGACAGCACCGGAGGCGATCGCCCCGGACTGGCACACCGTGACCGGCCGGGAACGCGATGTCCTGCGGCTGGTGGCCACGGGCGCGACCAACGCCGAAGTCGCCCGGCGGCTGTTCATCAGCGAAGCCACCGTGAAGACCCACCTCAACCGGGCGATGGCCAAGCTCGGGCTCGCCAGCCGCGCCCAGGTCGTCGTCTTCGCCTACGAGACGGCGCTGGTGACGCCCGGAGGCCCGACGAGCCTCCCGTCCTCCCCGCCCGACGAGGGCCCGGCGGGCTGA